AGGTCAGTTCTTTAGCCCTCATAAAGGTGCAGACTTCCACTGGAAAGAATAGACGGTCAGTAGCTGTTGACCTGTAGGTGAATCCAGATGAACTGGGCTTTAGCCTCACCACGTTCTTCCATAGAGCATGCCAGGATTGACCATGCCATTGCTGTAGTCTACACTTGAGGTGTCCATCTGTGCTATGTTGGCCACCTGATTATGGAGAGATTGAGGGCTAGGGGACATTTCTTCTAAATCTGGAGCTTGATTTAAAGAATTAACCTGTTGAGTCTGGTGCTGATGGACAGAGCTGTTAGAAGAAGACAATACACCATTGGAGCTATTTTGCTGTTGCTGTGTTACTTGTTGTCCAGTTGTTGAGCTGTTGGAACTGTTTTGGCACGGCTTGCCATCTTTGACAAGGACTGGCACTGCCACTCTGCGAGGTGATTGTTGCTGGCACAGGTTACCTTCTTGCTGAAGTTGTTGAGTGACTTTGTCTTTTGCTTGTCTTTTCATCTTGTACCTGTGATTCTGGAACCAGATTTTTACTTGGGTAGGGGTAAGGTGGATCATGCTGGCCAGGTGCTCTCTTTCAGGTGCTGAGAGATACTTTTGTTGCTTGAACCTCCTTTCCAGCTCATATACTTGAGCCTGAGAGAAAAGGACTCTTCTCTTCCTTCTAGGAGCTGCATGAAGAGGAGCCATTGACTT
This genomic stretch from Rhinoderma darwinii isolate aRhiDar2 chromosome 4, aRhiDar2.hap1, whole genome shotgun sequence harbors:
- the NKX2-4 gene encoding homeobox protein Nkx-2.4; protein product: MSLSPKHTTPFSVTDILSPIEETYKKFGGMDNTGNLSTSLGAYRQSHVSQTGMQQHSMGHNATVTTTYHMPHSVSQFSHGAMGGYCNGSISNMGDISTYQDTMRNSAAATGWYGANPDPRYSTISRFMGPSTGMNMAGMGTLQGIAEAAKSMAPLHAAPRRKRRVLFSQAQVYELERRFKQQKYLSAPEREHLASMIHLTPTQVKIWFQNHRYKMKRQAKDKVTQQLQQEGNLCQQQSPRRVAVPVLVKDGKPCQNSSNSSTTGQQVTQQQQNSSNGVLSSSNSSVHQHQTQQVNSLNQAPDLEEMSPSPQSLHNQVANIAQMDTSSVDYSNGMVNPGMLYGRTW